A segment of the Meriones unguiculatus strain TT.TT164.6M chromosome 10, Bangor_MerUng_6.1, whole genome shotgun sequence genome:
CAGAGGCGTCAGAGAGCTCGTCACACGCAGGGCCTTTCTGATTTTTAGTGCTTTCGGGTACCCCGGACAGACCGTGGCTGTCACTCTAAAGTGTGTCCTGCGTGGACACGGAGACGAGAACATCAGGCGCAGGAGCCGGGCCGCAGCCCGCCGGgactttattgatttcagctctaagCGGGGACTCCGCGGCTTAGCCTGACATAACCCGTCCTTCGGAGCGCTGCCCTTGTGTGCTGTGCTTTAGTGTGAGGTGGGTACGGACAGTGTGTGCCTTCCGGACACTCTCGCCTCCTCGCTGGCCATCTGGTCCCACACCACTGTGAGAGGGTAGAGCTGTACACGGCCACAGAAGAGCACGCAGAGTTTCTCTTGAGTTTGTGATGCCTCCTAGCGTGCTGGCAATTCTGCGTCCTTCGGTATAAAgagaaatcaaaaagaaaaaaacaaactcttATCTTGGCTTACGAAGTCTAGGGAGCGCtgctggcctacacacacacaggatataAACATTTCTATGTCCTGTGTGCACATTATAAACAGAGTTGGTTGAGACTCtacaaaaataatcattttgGACAGACACATGCAAGCCAGGACACCGAAGCCTATGTATAAAATACATCTCTAtactttttgtctgtttttaaatataaatgttgCTATTTagcttcagcaaaatggctgggaTGCAAACCCAGGCTCCCCAGTCACCTATAAAATCCACCTCCATCCACCACAGGGCACTGCTTCAAGTATCCATCCTGGTGGGTGACGTCCCGGTGATGGCGTCTTCGTGGGTCACAGGTGCACAGCTCATTTGCAGTGGGTTAGGCACCCATCCCGAGAACCCAAAGCCGTGTTTTGAAATAGTGTTAACAGCAGATACTTCTTAGAATAGCGTCCTCTTGGGGTCGGCTCTCCAGTGAGAACGGGCCAGTCATGGCTCTGAGCGAGCCACCTGGTGGCCGCTCACTGGCTGGCAGGGCCGTCCTCGTAGGGCGGGGACTGGGAGGCCACGAAGGACTCACTTTGCTTCTGATCTTCCTTCAGGCAGGCCGCCTGCTCCGtgatggaggagaaggagagctGGTCATGCTCCATGATGTGAACCTGGTCTTCGTCCTTGTCCTTCTTCACGTAGAACATTTTCCTGAACTTCTTCAGCTCGTGGAGTTCACAGAAGGTCTCCAGGACGACCAGCATGGCGATGAGTCCCAGGAGGAGGTAACCTGCCGGGCAGAAAGCAGGCAGAGTCTCAGTTTGACCTCGTCACCGCCAGCCTGGTCAGGACGGAGTGAAccccccccacaaacacacaccatgcacaAGGGTTCCCCAGCGGCTCTGCTGCCAGCTTTTTCTAGGAATGTCTGCGGTCCACGGCTCACGGaggaacacagagaaaaagaccgAGATGACTTACCCGCCAGAGGACTTGATTAGTGACAGGCTTCAGATGTGTGTGTGAGCTTCACGCACGTAGGATGGTGTGAGCTCCAGGCACAtgagtgcagaggtcagaggacactggATGTCCTGCTGTCACTGTCCACTTTATTGCTCCCACTGACCCTGGCACTAGGCGAGCAGCGAGCAAGCCCCAGTgagcctcctgtctctacctcagcAGCACTGGAGCTGCTTTGTGTGTGGGTGCaggggattcgaactcaggtcctcatgcttgctgtGATCAcccttacccacagagccatctccccaggcctggcttcaaatttctttaagtgttaaaCACTCTTTATTTGATATCAGCCATTAAAGTGGTCATTGGCCTTCAGCACTAAAAGACAGCAGGAACTGGAATTAAATCAGCATCATCAGGAATGGGCTGCTGCTTCCTGCCGTTCGCACAGCACCTGGAACAGGCCAAGGAACACGCACTGAGagacagctgcctctgcctcgttCTGAGGGAACATTCCCAGTGTTTAGACACAATCGCATGTCCAGTTACATGAATCTAAGTATAGAATCATCCTATTAGCTTTTCAGCAGCCCTTCACCTTGTAGAAAGTTGAACGCTGCTAACTGAGAGAAGTATTCACACGACTGGAATTGCTGTTTTCAAAAGGACCATAGCCACCTTACAAGGAGTCGGCTTTCCCTAAACCTGGACTGTCAGACCCGAATTAAATTATGGTAACATTAAATTCATGGGACATCTGTTTCGTAGTAAATTAGGCTGGTGGAATTACTCCTTACGGTAAGCCATTAGGACTGCAATTTCTCCCATCTTAATCCGGGGGAGGTCATTTTTGTTCCAGGGAAGCACTTCTTGGGGTCTCCAATGCCCCCATCTGCACCTTCCCCAGGCGAAGCCTTTGCTCTGTGTGGGAGGACCCAGCGGCCTCACCTGCCTTCTGCCCACACAGACGTTGCTTTGGTCCAGCCTCAAGCCTGCTCCCCCTCTGTGCAGTGTGCCCACTGCTGAGCCGGGCTCTTCTTGCCTTTCCCAAAGTCAGCCACTGTTAATTTGCTGCTCAGCACCCCTAAGGCTGCAACCTGAAGCCATGGGTTCCGCTTTTTCCCGGCTCCCCGCCCCTCTCCAGGGATCCCGCCCTCCTCAAGTGTCCCGCCCCTCCAGGAGTTCCGGCCCCTCCCAGGGTCCTGCCCTCCCCTGTCTTCAGTTTTTAGAGGACTAAAGCAACCAGTTGCTGCTAATGTGGTTTAAGTCAAATGACTCCTGACAGTCTCCCAATGTGGCCCTTTCCTCACCGACAGTTTTCATGTTCCATGAGCACCTATCCAAGCACTCAAGAGTTCTGTGCTGATTTCTGCTGCCTAAGCCTCCTGCCAGTCACTGTCAGTGTTTGGGCAAGTGGACCATGTACTACGTAACTATAATTTTCTCGTTCCTGAAGGATAAGCACTATTTCTTAGAACTTGTGATGGGCAAACAGTGATTTTAACTCAGtttcaacataaaaaaacaaaacaaaacaaaaaaacccacaaaaacccTCACAGAAAGGGACAGGAAATTGCGAACATCTGAAACCCTCATTTCATGCCCCAGTAGTAAGGCATAAAAGGAAGATTCCCAGATGCACAGACAGGGAAAGGTAAATTTTACACGTTGGGGCTTGGACCCCAGGTACGCCGGGCAGAGTTTTGGGATCTCCGACTTTGATTGTCTGTTTTGATCGTACGCTGGTGCCACGGTGACTCTTGTGTTTGGCAGTAGCCAGATCTACCCCCAGCTTGGTTATTATTTAACCAGACTCTGGAATGCTGGCCCAAGTGCCCATGGGGTTTTGGGTAGGCTATCTACAACTTCGGAACACTCATTCCTTAGATGCATAAGCGCTGAGCACTCTGAGCATGAAGCCTGTCCTGCTCATTGCCCGGAAAAGGGTTCACACCGTTAGGAGGGAGCAGGATGGGAGGGGTCAGCATGCCGTGGAAAGTCAAGACAGCTCACACGTCAGGAAGGCCAGGGCAATTACATGGAGAGACATAGCCGTGATCACTGGGACAGCCTACTTCTCCAGCTCGTGAAGAAATTAGAAAGCGAAATGGGACTTAGGCCATCGCCTGGAAGCTTCAAAGACGGCTGAGCTGTGTCCCTGTTATCAATTTCACAGAGGGTCTAGGGCTTTTTTGGCCACCGAGGAGGTGGGAACGGAGGCAGCGACTGTGTGGACATGTGTCTTATGTGGGGACCTCAGAGTTATAACCTGTGAGTAACAAAAATGTGTGTTCATTCGAGGCCAGTAATCCTACTTCTTAGCAAGATCTCAAATATAAGTATAAGCACCACATCTCTCCGAGCAGGATCATCATGCTGCTGAATCAGAGGCAGCTTAACACCAGGCCACGCGGGTGGGATGGGGGTGGTCCCCAAGTCACACACAGATTCTAAAGTCATAAAAGGTGCGAAACCCTCCTCCCAGGACTCTGGCAAATATTTACTAGGCCTGGACTGTCGCCAGAAGCCTCGGAAAGTGCTGGCATTTGTGAGCAGGCTTTGTCCGGTGAGTCTCCGTTTCAGGGAAATACTCAGGCACAGGGCTCAGCCAACCACTTCGTGGGATTAAAACAACAAGGCGGGGTATGGCTCCGGCTTCCTAGAAGCTGGGTCACAGGTGAAGAGGTTCTAGAGAAGGCAGGAAACAGTCGTGACTGCTCGCTACACACCCTGAGCACACCTGGCGGGCACACACAGAGAACCACCAGTGTCTTCCACCGCATGATTTCCCCACTGTGTGTTGTATGGGcgagtgtgtgtgcaggtgtttgCTGGTGAGTGTATGTGTGGATGCAGAGGTGGAGAGCGTCTTCAATGGCCGGACGGAGCAGCCAGCCATGCTGGGGTCCTCCCTAACCACCCCATGCCAGCACACTTCCTATGGGGATGCTAGGGTCTGGCTCGGTGCTCACACTGGTGAGGCAGGCACTTTAATTGAACATGTGTCACTACTTCACTTCCCACACATGAATTCTGAAGAAGAGTGACGCCAGGTAACTTCAGAACAGAAGGGCACACAAGCCAGGCTGAAGGCCACTCAGAGAAATGTCCTAGAAAGTTAAGGAACACGATGTTGACAGCCAGCTGGGGCTTATTTTCTTGTGTGGAAGATATGTGACCGTGCAGAGTAAGTCACCTTGGTGACCATCAGCTCCTGTGGCTGTTGAGCTCTTTGTGGAAGGAGACACTCACTCGGGCACTGAAGAGCTGACAGCGTGAGCCCTGAGATGGCTCCTTCAAGCCCTGGGGAGCCGGGGCCCCGGCCTGAGCTGTCATCCCCGGGGAAGCTGGGGCCCCCGCTTGAGCTGTCATCCCTGGGGAAGCTGGGGCCCTGGCCTGAGCTGTCATCCGAGGGGGGATCAGGTGGTCCTGGGGCCCCTGCTCAGCCTGTCTAGGAGGCTTTGATGGAGCAGCGAgccagagagaccctgtgtcaaactGATGTAAGGTGCCAGAGACAGGACCAGGAGGGTGTGCCCTGGCTTCCACACACGGGGACCCCTCACAGAAACACACGCATCCAGGAAGCTCAGCAGTGCGGGAGACAAAAGCGGAGCCATGGAATTGTGACAGGCAATGGCGAAGAGGAACAGCCACGGGAAGACAGGGGAAGGGAAAAGCACGTGGAAGAGAAAGCAAGCAGGCACTGAGAGTGACCGTGGAGACCCAGATGATGTGGCTCGAGGGACAGACAGACTGGCCAGGACGGCCTGTGCGGTACTCACACGTGATGCCGATCTTGTACAGCTCCCGGAACTTCTGGTTGTAGCCCTCCCCCGGGACGTAGTCCCCCAGGCCGATGGTGCTCAGGGAGATGAAGCAGAAGTAGAAGGACTCCAGGAAGTTCCAGTCTTCCTCCAGCACCGAGAACACGGCAGCCGGGATGAAGAAGAAGCAGGACACCGTGAGCAGCCCCAGCAGGACGGCGTGTGCCACGGCCACTACCTGCTTGGAGAAGCCCCAGCGGATGTGGAAGTGCAGCACGGGCCTGTGGGTGACGTGCACCGTGACGCGCTGGACCACCGCCGTCAGGAAGAGCAGCGTGAACGGGATGCCGATGACTGAATAGACGATGCAGAAGGCCTTGCCCCCGTCTGACAAGGGCACCGTGTGCCCATAGCCTGCAAGGGAAAGGCCCAGTGAGCACTTGGGAACCAGAGAGTGAGCTCTGAAACAACACGCTTGGCCGCCACGAGGAGGAAGAGTGTGAGGTGCTGGGTGCGAGCCCCTGGAGTCTCTGGCTTCCCGACGGCTGTAAAATTTGACAGCCGAGAGTCCTTTATGGGGTAAGAGATCTGTGGATCCTTGGAGGGTTAAAGGCAGGGACCCAGTCAACAAGAAAGGCTCCATTCACAATGTTCCTGACACCCCAAGGCCAGGCCAAACAAGCTCCAGCAACAGAAGAGCAGTTCCCGACAACAGCCAAGAAAGAGCTACCGTGGCCTTGGGTAGGAAGGAGCCTGGGCTCCTGGGCCATGTACGTATGTCCCGTGTCCGTCCTGGGGAGGGTGCTCCATGTTCTATTCTTATCACTTACTTAAAAATGCAGCCTTTGTAAAATACTGCCTGCAAATGCATGTCTATGTGAGCATCTGTGGACATGGATgcagggccctgcagagaccagaaagaGCCGCCTGAGGTGAGTGTCAGGCTGGAACCCAGTCATCAATGCTCTAAGTTGTCTCTCAGCCCCTACTCTCACTCTTAAGAAATCGACAGTTTCACGGCTGCCGTCCTGTCTTGAATCCACGCCATTGCTGAGACACAATCAGCCTGTCACAGGACATCCCAAGTGTTAGCTCTCTGTTAACACTTGGAGAGTCCACCCACTCCAGCTCCTGTCAGCCCAGCAGacagagcacagggctgggcaGGGGAGGGGGTGTGTGCTAACAGACAGCACCTAGGCCTCCTCAGACCAAGGAAGACCCAgaagggctgggccctccccacgCCTCAGGGGAGCCTTATCAGGGTCTACCCAGAGACCGAACCCCCATCTGAACAGATGACTCACAGAATGTTCCATAAAGACTGACTGACAGCACAGGTGTGTACGGGGAAGCAGGCTGATGAGAGGGAAGGCTGCAGGGTGAGGCAGACATGGTAAAGGCACAGAAAGCACAATCCCAGTGAGTCACAGGCCTAGGGACACTCTGAACACCCTTGGCCCTTCTCCAGCCTGAGGGCACACCCAGAGCCCCAGACAGTGCCCCGCACATTCGGCGGCCCCACAATCCACCACAAACCACAACAGTTACTCAGGACTCGTCAGGACACGCCCTGTTTTCCTCAACATCATTATCAGAGCAACCTCCTGGGGAACAAATTCGGGCAAGAGAGAGCTGAGCCGGGCAGGAGGCTCTCTGGACCATGTGTCCAGGCCATGAGGGAGCTCAGTCGGGCAGGGGGCTCTCTGGACCATGTGTTGAGGCCATGAGGGCAGATGTGTCTGAACAAGGTGGCTCAGGAGAGAGAACTAAGTGCACTTAAAAACAGTGAGGTTCTGAAAGAATGACATGTTAGCGTAATTGAAAGGGGTTTCAAAATGAGGTTTGGGGAATGTATCTTGCTTAGAAAGAACAGTTCCACAGTCTCTCAGGTGTAGAGTCAAACTTTATTTCTCAAATGTCTGCTgtcaaacaaacaatcaaacaaaacaaactatctTAGGGCCATGACAAAGTTGTTTGCAGCAGGAGGCTGGGAAGACCAGAGGACCCCTGAGGTCTGCTGACAAGCTACCTCATATTCACCGAGAGAGACTGTCTCTCGTGGGAGTAAAAGGTGGCGTGATAGACCAGGATACCCCGTGTCTTCTTCTGAAACACACCatgagtaaacacacacacacacatgcacacacacacatgcagaaatccCTTGATGGTCCTGATTGCTTGCCCCAGAAGGCGCACAGCTCACGAGCGAGCCACGGACCTTCTGAAGCCACGTGCAAACGCACACATCCACCCACATACACATGGTTCTGTGGCACGTGTCCCCGGCTGGCCAAGCGCCATCTTTCTGAGCACCAGTTCCTGACTCCATCTGGTGCCCACACAGCCAGCAGCTCCTGGGAGCTGAGGCTAATTTTGAGCTTGACATTCGGAGGGCCGGGGCTTCCACACAGGGTGAAAGATGCAGGCTCAGGCCGCTGAGAGCAAGCCAGGCTCAGGCCGCACACGGAAAGGCTGATGGGAAGGAGTGAGAGCGGCTGTCAGGCAGGCTACACTTGGGCCCCAGAAGACCCCCCCGGGAGAGAGCCGAGGACTGTTGGGGTCAGGCTGGCATGTCTGTGTGGGTTGCGGCGTCTGGGTCACGCCTGGTGTGGAAAGGCCCCGCTGAGAGTTGGTGGCACCATCCCCTGGGCAGGAGGGCGTGAACTGTGTCAGGCTGAGCACAGGGGGTGCTTGTGCCTGCTGCTCTGGCTTGTGACTGTGGGAGTGATGTGAGGAGAGGCTTCAGGCCCCTGCCCCAGTGCTGTGCTGAGTGGTCTCTAGTCCGGGGCTGGAACTGGCTGCCTGCTCATTACCGTGATGGAATCTCGGGGAGCAGCTGCCTGGGAGCCCATGGGTGCCCGGGGTGACACAGTCCACTGAGGTGGGGATGGCATGGTGGCCAACGGGACTAGCTCCTGTCTGAGCTGCTGGTGACAGAACCATGACGTAGTGAACCTGGGGCAGGAGTCAGGGCTGGGCAGGAGGCAGGGCTGGGCGTGCCCTCCAGGATCTCACTTTCTCCAGCTGGGTCAGGTCTCTCAGCACTAGCGTCTCAGGACTAATGGTGCAGACACAGGAGATTGGGCACACTTCACACCTGAACCCTGAGGCCATGCTGACACGGGTCCTCTGGCTTAAATTACCTCCGAGGCATCTCAGGGAGCCTCTGCGGACTCTCACAGGGCACGGCAGAGCAAACAGATCTAGAACAGCCTCACCTTTCCCGGTTCCTGAGGGTGCCCGCTCCCCCGGGGAGGATGTGCCCCTTGTTTCTTTTCAGTAACAAGACATAGAACCAAAGACCAATACACCTTCTTCATGGTCAGTGTGGTGCATGGTGGGAAGGAGGCCCAGGATGGACGCTCGGGCCTTAAAACCCACTCGGTCACCCACCCGGTGACCTGTGCATCGTCCCGTCTGCCCCAAACAGTGCGGGGTGGGTGACAGGTTGGGTGGGGATGGGGATAGGGTAGAGTGGGGGTGGagtggaagggggtgggggatagAGTAGGGTAGGGGTGAGGTAGGAGGGGGCGGGGGATGGGgtagagtgggggtggggtaggagggGATAGGGCAGGGTGGGGGTAGAGTGGAAGGGGTGGGGAATAgggtagggtgggggtggggcgggagggTGGCTGCAGGTCCACACCTTGCCGTCTATGTGGGTGTCAGGGttctaaacccaggtcctcattcttgcacTGCAAGCCCTCTTGGACACTGCGCCACCCCACGCACCCCCAGTTCCCACCTCGGTGGTGTTAGTAACACGGAGGCCGTGAGGAAACCCCACGGAAGCCAGCGGGAAGGACAGACAGAGGCTCTCAGACGGAGGCTCTCTGGAAGCCCAAGATCACGGTCAGGACTGCTGATCTAAGGCATGTCCTCTACCACCCGGGATTTCATCTCCTTCTGGGAACTGCCAGGCACCATGAGCTGGGAAGACGGACTCCAGAGGTAACTCAAGATGCTGGAGACAAGAGGAGCTGCCTCCATTAGGGTTTACCTTATTTTCACTTGCGTGTGAGTGTGACTGTGGGTGTGCGTACTGTGTAGATGCCCGGAGAGTGACAGGTCCCACGGAGGTGAGTTATAGAGGGTTGGGAGCTGCCCCGTGCGCCCTGAACACTGTGTCCCTCCAGCCCAGGCTCCGCTTCCAGATGCCGCATTGGCGGTATGCCCCTGCCCGAAAGAGCCTCGGGTGATCACGAGAGCCCTAAACAGAGCGGTGCTCAGCCCTCATGCAGCGTGATGGGACGGGGTTGGGGCAGCCTGTGGAGGACCCATTCTGCCACCTCCACTCCCGAGACTCACAATCGTGGCTAGGCTACAGGAGGAAAGTTGGTGTGCGCGGGAGCTTCACACCTGTGGGGGCGTAGGATCTAGGTCAGCACACACTTGGGCCTCATCTTCCGAGACCTCCCTGCGTGCGGCGCTGCCTGTTCCACTCTGTCCTCTGCGCAGTTTGATTCCCGCCACAGCTTTTAGGAGAACGTCCTCCACAGAGCTCCTGACAGCATTGATAGAGAAAAAGTCTGAGCTGCCTTAAAATCAGTACACAGGCCGGTGGGTGAAAAGACAGTTAAAAGCGTTTAACCAGCTGCAGGTAACTTCAATAGAAGTCTGTGGAAACTCTGACTTAATTCCTTCGCAGGTGACCACTGGGGGCCCCACACCCTGTTTTCCAGTTCAGGTGAAAACATCCAAGACTGTTGACCTCAGCAGGGATTAAGGGCTGACGGCTCTCCTCCATGGGCCCTTCCTGTCCCACTGACACCCCAGGCTTCATCCCCCCTTCTCACCCAGCCAGTCTACCTTGCATTTCTCTCCCTTTCCAGAGGTTGTGAAAATGCTCTAGGGGCTGCAGAGACTTCTCAGCCACTTAGGAACCTGCCATGGAAACACTAGGACCCAGTTGAGCCCTCGGCACCCACATAAATCTCAGGCACTGTGCAGTGCAGGGTAATCTGGACCAGTGCGGGGGAGGCTGTCAGTGGGTCCCTGGGGTGTCTGGCCACTCAGCCCAGCTGAGCAGTTTTACCCTCCACTTGCTCTCTGCCTCATCAGAGGCCTAAAGCAAGGGCAATGGGCCAGTAAGAATGCCACAACAGATATTTCCTCTTTATAAATGATTGTTAAGTATCTTGCTACAGTCATGGACGATAACAGGCATATATATAAGGACTCTTTAGCTGATCAAATGCAAGGTGtgagaggaccaggcctgacaCCCCGCAAAATGTCCTCAGTCCCAGGAAccaggccataggtcaccaattccaggaacaagacaatAAAGTCCCCCATCCAAGGAACAGTGCGGAGAAAGCCACAGAACTGTGCTTTGACCACTAGCCCCTGGTAAATTTACCCGTCACCCCTAGCAACGGCTTATCAGTGAACACCTGGAGCTCTCCCAGGTGTTCCTTACAGTAGGTTGAGCAAAACGAACTCAGGCAAACAATCAGTTACAGAGCTGCCAAGCTGGAATTTCCAGGACCTTGGTGCGACCCTAAATAAAAACCCCTCTCTTCCCAAGCTCAGGGATCTGCACTCAAGAACCAGACTGTTGCTGCATTGGTGACGATGTGGGCCTGAGCTCCAGCCTGTAATAAAGACGGTACTGTGTTTGTGTCAgaatcagctccttggtggtTTTGGGGGCCTGAGAGACTTGGACATAGCAGGGGGGACTCTATGCCTTCTGTTTGCCTAAAAGCCAACTAGAGATTCTcaagaacaaatgtccttttgacttcctcctgcccttccttccaAGGCTTCCTTATCAGCTTGGAGACTCAGGACCAGTGGGTCCGAAGTTCTTCCCTTGAACTTCTTCTCACCTTGGATACCTGGGACAATGTCAGCTGTGTCCCTTCACCCCCTAAAATATGCTCTTTGTGGAAACACGTTCCTCCCACGGGGTACCCCTGCAGGCTTAGTGAACCCATGGAATTTCCCCTTGTTAATCTACCTATTGCCTTGGCGGTGCATCTCTGCCAGCTGAGGAAAAGCACGTCCTCAGTCCCTCGTTTTAGTGACTCCTGTGGGACTTCTGAGACACCCCACTTGCCCCAGAGGAACTGGAAGAAGCTGCCTCCATGCCAACCATCTTCATGTAGGACCTTTGACCTTTGTGCATGGTATCACCCTTGCTTATGTGCACACGGAGAGCCTCCTGCAAAGCCTCCGCCACCCTCCGTGCAGTCCTCCTGCCACCTTCACACTCATTCCAGCTTCATTCAGGCGCTTATTTTACGTGGACATGTTCCCACTTGCTTTGTTGAGGACCATTGTTCTTCTCTTCTGAACTCCATGTCCTGAGGCTAGGCT
Coding sequences within it:
- the Kcnk1 gene encoding potassium channel subfamily K member 1; translation: MLQSLAGSSCVRLVERHRSAWCFGLLVLGYLLYLVFGAVVFSSVELPYEDLLRQELRKLTRRFLDEHACLSEPQLERFLSRVLEASNYGVSVLSNASGNWNWDFTSALFFASTVLSTTGYGHTVPLSDGGKAFCIVYSVIGIPFTLLFLTAVVQRVTVHVTHRPVLHFHIRWGFSKQVVAVAHAVLLGLLTVSCFFFIPAAVFSVLEEDWNFLESFYFCFISLSTIGLGDYVPGEGYNQKFRELYKIGITCYLLLGLIAMLVVLETFCELHELKKFRKMFYVKKDKDEDQVHIMEHDQLSFSSITEQAACLKEDQKQSESFVASQSPPYEDGPASQ